In Mucilaginibacter boryungensis, a single window of DNA contains:
- the uvrC gene encoding excinuclease ABC subunit UvrC produces the protein MTFDYREALKKIPHKPGVYQYWDSNNELMYIGKAKDLRNRVASYFNKDIQHNGKTRMLVSKIRNITFTLVDTEIDAWLLENSLIKKHQPRYNINLKDDKTYPWIIIKNENFPRIFWTRKIIRDGSKYLGPYGSVGMMHTILNLIRETYPLRTCNLPLTRQNIDAGKFKVCLEYQLGNCKGPCQNYQSEDDYNHNLEEIINILNGKTGAVVRNLKSEIEAAVANLDFETAHRLKRKFDVLENYQSKSTVVNSSITDVDVFSIASEEKYAFVNFLKVMNGTITQTQTIELKKKLDESDEELLSFAITEFRTRFNSHSREIVVPFEIELDDPSIRFTVPKLGEKKKLLDLSQKNVIFFKTERIDQYEKLNPDVRIDRLLTQMMKDLRMNQLPRHIECFDNSNFQGKYPVSAIVVFKNAKPSKKDYRFFNVKTVEGPNDFATMEEAVFRRYRRMLDEGTELPQLIIIDGGKGQLSSALKSLKLLGIETQVTVIGIAKRLEELFYPGDQYPMYLDKKSETLKIIQQLRDEAHRFGITAHRKKRDKGTLVTELHIIPGIGKATADKLLKYFKSVKKIKEATEEELLEMVNLKQAKAIKAYFAQAQAQ, from the coding sequence ATGACATTTGATTACAGGGAAGCTTTAAAGAAAATACCGCATAAACCGGGCGTTTACCAATACTGGGACAGCAATAACGAGCTGATGTATATTGGTAAGGCTAAAGACCTGCGTAACCGGGTAGCCTCCTATTTTAATAAAGACATTCAGCATAACGGCAAAACCCGCATGCTGGTATCTAAAATACGTAATATTACCTTCACGCTGGTTGATACCGAGATTGATGCCTGGTTGCTGGAAAACAGCCTGATCAAAAAACATCAGCCGCGATATAACATCAACCTAAAGGATGATAAAACATACCCGTGGATCATTATTAAAAACGAGAATTTTCCGCGCATATTCTGGACACGCAAGATCATCCGCGATGGCTCTAAGTACCTGGGGCCCTACGGCTCGGTAGGTATGATGCACACCATCCTCAACCTTATACGCGAAACCTACCCCCTGCGCACATGCAACCTGCCGTTAACCCGGCAAAATATTGATGCAGGGAAATTTAAGGTGTGTTTGGAATATCAATTGGGCAATTGCAAGGGCCCTTGCCAAAACTACCAGTCGGAAGATGATTATAACCATAACCTCGAGGAGATCATTAACATCCTTAATGGTAAAACCGGCGCGGTAGTACGTAATTTAAAAAGCGAGATAGAAGCCGCGGTGGCAAATCTTGATTTTGAAACTGCACACCGTTTAAAACGCAAGTTTGATGTGTTGGAGAACTACCAAAGTAAATCAACGGTAGTTAATTCATCTATTACCGATGTTGATGTATTCAGCATCGCTTCTGAAGAAAAGTACGCCTTTGTAAACTTCCTGAAGGTAATGAATGGTACCATTACCCAAACCCAAACTATCGAGCTTAAAAAGAAACTGGATGAAAGTGACGAGGAACTTCTTAGCTTCGCGATCACTGAATTCAGGACACGCTTTAACAGCCACTCGCGCGAGATAGTTGTACCGTTTGAAATAGAACTGGATGACCCATCCATCAGGTTTACGGTGCCGAAGCTTGGCGAGAAAAAGAAGTTGTTAGATCTATCGCAAAAGAATGTCATCTTCTTTAAAACCGAGCGGATAGACCAATACGAAAAACTAAACCCCGACGTGCGCATTGACCGCCTGCTTACGCAGATGATGAAAGATTTGCGCATGAACCAATTACCGCGGCATATTGAATGTTTTGATAATTCAAACTTCCAGGGCAAGTACCCGGTTTCGGCTATTGTGGTTTTCAAAAATGCTAAACCATCTAAAAAAGATTATCGCTTTTTTAATGTTAAAACAGTAGAGGGTCCTAACGATTTTGCCACCATGGAAGAGGCCGTTTTCCGCCGCTACAGGCGCATGCTGGACGAAGGTACGGAACTGCCCCAACTGATCATTATCGACGGTGGTAAGGGCCAGCTATCATCGGCATTAAAAAGTTTAAAATTGCTTGGGATAGAAACGCAGGTAACTGTTATAGGTATTGCCAAACGCCTGGAAGAACTTTTTTACCCCGGCGATCAATACCCTATGTACCTGGATAAGAAATCGGAAACGCTGAAGATCATTCAGCAACTACGCGATGAAGCCCACCGTTTTGGTATTACCGCCCACCGCAAAAAACGTGATAAAGGCACGCTGGTTACCGAATTGCATATTATCCCTGGCATTGGCAAAGCAACTGCTGATAAACTGTTAAAGTATTTCAAATCGGTTAAAAAGATAAAAGAAGCTACCGAAGAGGAACTGCTGGAAATGGTGAATTTAAAACAGGCTAAAGCAATTAAAGCTTATTTTGCGCAGGCGCAAGCTCAATGA
- the porN gene encoding type IX secretion system ring subunit PorN/GldN has protein sequence MKTKLLIILLCTLSVTAFAQRRTAAKKGAGTKNGAVKKPAATPVNTPPVQQPSVTDTTKKQAALPAKPFDRPLDGYFKKTNILAAKVTPYAPLREADIVFQKRVWEEFDLREKANTYMASPKSRLIDILMSAIDAGELTAYDPIPSKDDPDGDAFSKPLKPGEAKTKLADSSLVSKVDTAGNVISTARVAGEFNPDSIVRYRIKEDWMFDKQRSVYEVRIIGIAPLIKPKVAAGIDADLQPAFWIYFPEARQVLATKEAINRDNDATGLSYDDVFMKRLFTAYVVKQSNNKDERIKDYAQGIDRLYESQRIKKSLMDWELDLWQY, from the coding sequence ATGAAAACGAAACTTTTAATTATTTTGCTTTGTACACTTAGCGTTACAGCATTTGCACAAAGGCGTACTGCGGCTAAAAAAGGCGCGGGCACTAAAAATGGAGCTGTTAAAAAACCGGCGGCCACACCGGTTAATACACCACCAGTGCAACAGCCATCGGTAACAGATACCACTAAAAAACAGGCAGCGTTACCGGCAAAACCTTTTGACCGCCCGCTGGATGGTTACTTCAAAAAAACCAATATCCTGGCTGCTAAGGTAACCCCATATGCGCCATTACGTGAAGCCGACATCGTATTCCAAAAACGTGTTTGGGAAGAGTTTGACCTGCGGGAAAAAGCAAATACCTACATGGCGTCGCCAAAATCACGCCTGATTGATATTTTAATGAGCGCTATCGACGCTGGTGAGTTAACCGCTTATGATCCTATCCCAAGCAAAGATGACCCGGATGGCGATGCTTTTTCGAAACCATTAAAACCCGGTGAAGCAAAAACCAAACTGGCCGATAGTTCATTAGTAAGTAAAGTAGATACCGCGGGAAATGTTATCAGTACCGCACGGGTAGCTGGTGAGTTTAACCCGGATAGTATTGTTAGATACCGTATTAAAGAGGATTGGATGTTTGATAAACAGCGTTCGGTTTACGAGGTACGCATTATCGGTATCGCCCCGCTGATCAAGCCAAAAGTTGCCGCCGGCATTGATGCCGACCTGCAACCTGCCTTTTGGATCTATTTCCCTGAAGCACGACAGGTGCTGGCTACCAAAGAAGCGATTAACCGCGATAACGATGCCACGGGATTAAGCTATGACGACGTGTTTATGAAACGCCTGTTTACTGCCTATGTTGTTAAACAATCTAACAATAAAGACGAACGTATTAAGGATTATGCGCAAGGGATAGATCGTTTGTATGAATCGCAACGCATAAAGAAATCCCTGATGGATTGGGAACTTGATTTGTGGCAATATTAA
- the porM gene encoding type IX secretion system motor protein PorM/GldM, with product MAGGKETPRQRMIGILYLVLLGLIALNVPDSLLDSFRNITNSLNQSTNNVSTSLESTYAAFKATKLKEQPEKARMLLTRAEAASKTAAELNTYIEKLKAELTAAGGGFNPEIGDVDARDNLDISPRIMITNKKADVLRDKILETRSKLIKLLDPKDQKVANFSLNITEPVQRKGTPTKTWQEAYFGDGIPLGATLTTLAKIQADNKNAENEVVKKILGKIDQAQITLNEFVPVVAAPSSYIIQGQPYTAKIYLTAYDSHSNPTITVGGASVPTSGGVGTFTTIASGEGVHTITGNLSVKQVDGPNKNYPFTTTYTVSRPSAVVSPDKMNVFYIGVPNPVSVSAPGVPKESIRVNIEGGEISGSAGHYIVKVRSIGTSKVTVTGDKGMVLGTAMFRTKRIPPPKAVFAGKTSGSTSAANLKAQDRIFARLDGFDFDAKFNVTHFTLVVAKPRQDVIIKTASGNVLSGEMHSALNTITPGSTVVFRDITAVGPDGVQQEIDPIVFSVN from the coding sequence ATGGCCGGAGGTAAAGAAACCCCAAGACAACGAATGATCGGTATCCTATACCTGGTACTTTTAGGCTTAATTGCGTTAAACGTACCGGATAGTTTACTTGATTCATTTAGAAATATAACTAATAGTTTAAATCAGTCTACAAACAACGTAAGCACCAGTTTAGAGAGCACCTATGCCGCTTTTAAGGCTACTAAACTTAAAGAGCAACCCGAAAAAGCCCGGATGCTGTTAACAAGGGCTGAAGCGGCAAGCAAAACCGCTGCCGAACTAAACACATATATTGAAAAGCTAAAAGCAGAGCTAACTGCAGCAGGCGGCGGGTTTAATCCCGAGATTGGTGATGTTGATGCCAGGGATAACCTTGATATCTCTCCGCGTATTATGATAACCAATAAAAAAGCTGATGTACTACGGGATAAGATATTAGAAACAAGAAGTAAGCTTATTAAGCTGTTAGACCCAAAAGATCAGAAAGTAGCAAACTTTTCATTGAATATAACTGAACCTGTACAAAGGAAAGGCACACCCACCAAAACATGGCAGGAAGCTTATTTTGGCGATGGTATTCCGTTAGGGGCTACCTTAACCACACTTGCTAAAATACAAGCGGACAATAAAAATGCGGAAAACGAGGTGGTAAAAAAGATCTTAGGTAAAATAGATCAGGCACAAATTACTTTAAATGAATTTGTACCTGTTGTAGCTGCGCCAAGCAGTTATATTATACAAGGTCAGCCTTATACTGCTAAAATATATTTAACAGCTTACGATTCGCACTCGAACCCAACGATAACTGTGGGTGGGGCATCTGTGCCAACAAGCGGTGGTGTAGGTACTTTTACAACTATTGCCAGTGGCGAAGGTGTGCATACCATAACAGGTAATTTAAGTGTTAAACAGGTTGATGGTCCTAATAAGAATTATCCTTTTACAACTACTTACACGGTATCGCGCCCATCGGCTGTAGTATCGCCCGATAAAATGAATGTATTTTATATTGGTGTACCTAACCCGGTATCAGTATCTGCACCAGGTGTACCAAAAGAAAGCATCCGCGTAAATATTGAGGGCGGCGAGATATCTGGTTCGGCCGGTCATTATATAGTAAAAGTAAGGTCTATAGGTACATCTAAAGTTACGGTTACAGGCGATAAGGGAATGGTGTTAGGTACAGCTATGTTCCGTACTAAACGTATACCACCACCTAAAGCAGTATTTGCCGGCAAAACCAGCGGTAGCACCAGTGCAGCTAACCTGAAAGCACAGGACAGAATATTTGCCAGACTGGACGGGTTTGATTTTGACGCCAAATTTAATGTTACACATTTTACATTGGTAGTTGCCAAGCCACGCCAGGATGTAATTATAAAAACAGCTTCGGGTAATGTACTGAGTGGTGAAATGCATTCAGCCTTAAACACCATAACCCCGGGATCGACAGTAGTATTCAGAGATATTACAGCTGTTGGCCCCGACGGTGTGCAGCAGGAAATTGACCCTATAGTATTCTCAGTTAATTAA